The uncultured Sunxiuqinia sp. genomic sequence CAGCGATACTTTTTACCAATGGAGAATAAAACCGATTTGAGCTTGATTTAATATCAGAAGCTTTGACTGGTGAAACGTCTTCTGCTTTTTCAGCAAGCTCTTCTTCTGCTTCATCATTCGTTACTTCAGGGCTTTCTTTTACGTCCTCTGATTCATCTTCATCATCTTCACCCTCTATTTTAATTATAGCTACAACTTCTCCTACAGGAACTACATCATCTTCCTTAAAGAGAATTTTGGACACTACTCCATCAACTGGTGATGGGATTTCAGAATCTACCTTATCTGTTGCCACTTCAAAAATAGGATCATCTTCTTCAATAGTATCTCCTTCTTTGACGAACCATTTTGTAATCGTAGCCTCCTGAACACTTTCACCCAGTTTTGGAATTAGGATCTTGAACTCTGACATACTTTTATTTATTTAACATTTGATTATTCTCGAAAATTCAATTTATTCAACAAGCTAGGTATTGAAAAGTTCAAGACGCAAAGCGGATACGAAATAATCTTAATCAATAGGCTGAATAAGCCATTGAGCCATGTTTTATGATAAAGAAACAGTCTGATGGAAATTAATAGATAAAGTTGTTATTGTATAACAATTCTATCGAAAACACGAATAATCTCTTTCGAATTGTTAGCCTGTCTTAATTCTTGTTCAACCGAATCGGTTTTATGATTGAAAATAGCGATCGATTTATTTATTATTTCAATCATTTTTTTTTCGACTCTTTCCAATGGAAGAATGTCTTTTCTCATACATTTACGATAGTGCTGAGTTAGTTTCCGCACTGAGTAATATAAGTCTGGCTTTGTAATTTCTACAGAAGAGATATAGCTGGGAGGTCCGCAATTTACTTTTTTTGTATAGATTCGATTGAATTGTTCCAATTTTACTGAAATTGTTTCTCCTAATAATTTATCATGCATACAATCTTTAACTTCCGGCATTTGACACGATGCTCCTTGAAACTGAAAAACTTCCTGTGCCCAGGTGGATAAGGTGATAAATAAACAAGCCGCGCAAAACAATAACTTCATAAATTCTTTCCTCCTCAAATCGATTCCTGCTAAATTTAGAAAAAAAATGAGACAGATCTAGAATTATGGATTGAATAATGCTAAAGAACATTAAATCAAATGGTCAATTATTAATTGCTAAAGGAAGAACATCAATTGGGTAATAATTAAAGAGATCTTGATGTGGCCATTCCTTAATCCGTCCTGTTATACCTTGCATAAAGCGATTAATCTCGTATGGGAATTTAGATCCTTTCCAGCTACTTGTATTTGAAAGGAAGATCCAATTAAGTCCATTTTTTTGCCTTTTTAGCATGGCGACTGAGCCTGCCATGCTTCCTGTACGCGCCCACGTGCCATAATCGGTTGTTGCTCTCCATCCCAATGGGCCTTTAGCATAGGTGTTGTCAGTCATTTCCAGGATTGAGCTATCTTTTAATACATCTTTTACTTCTGGATGTCCATCGATTAAGACCAATAAACGGGCAAGCTCCACCGAAGAGCAAATCCAACCTCCTGCAGCTCCCAATAATTCGATTGGATTACCACCATCCGATTTTGGAACCTTTAAACCCTGTCCGGCAAAATCAAATATTTGCAAACTTCCCCGTTGCTCAAAATAGTCAACTTCATTGGGATATTTGTACGTTCGTTCGCTGTGGCCAATATACATGTCCAATATGCCATTGGGAATTAAAACTTCTTCGCGAACAAAATCTTCATAGCTTTTACCACTAACAGCTGAAATAACCTCTCCTAGAAACATATACCCCATGTTCGAATAAGAAACTTGGGTTCCAGGTGGAAATGAGAGACGTCGGCTGGCGATGTATTTCGAATAGGTTTCCATTGTTGCAGGCGGTGTGTCTCCTACTTTATCTGCAATACTCAGTGAATGAAAAGCTGGATCACCATAACGTTGAGACCATCCACCTGAATGAGCTAACAGGTTTCGTACCGTAATATTGTAAAGTTTTGAGTCACGGACATCTCTGAAATATTGGTTATCAATGACAGCACCGGGACCAAACACCTTATCAGAAAGATTTAGTCTGCCGTCTTCAACCAGCTTCATGATAGCTACCGCAGTAATCAGTTTTGAAACGCTTGCAACTCGAAACAAACTACCAGGTTGTACTTTATTTCCTACTTTATCTGCGTCCCCAAATCCTTGAGCATAAATAAGTTTTTCATCTTTAATGATCGCGATTGAAACTCCGTTGAGTTCCCACCGCAGAATGAACCTTTCGACCTGCTTTTTAATGTATTTTGACTGCTTAAAATCTGAGAGGTCGTTTTGTATGCGAAAATTTAATCCTTTCAATTCAAGTTCATAATAGGCTGGAACTTGCTTTTTCCTGCTAATCCGTGTAGAACCAAAGGACAATAAAAAAATAATAATGAATATAGAGTATCTCAAATATCGCATGTGTTACAAATATGAATTAGTGTTATTTACATTTGTAAGCAACCAACTAAGTCATTGGCATTCTGTATTTTATTTAATTCTAAATAGTCATTAATTCCGTCCACGATCTGAACAGGAATAGTTGGGTCGATAAAAATAGCTGTGCCAACTTGCACGGCCGAAGCACCGGCTATCATAAATTCAATTGCATCGGTCGCGTTCATTATTCCGCCCATGCCAACGACAGGAATTTTTACGGAATTGTACACCTGCCAAACCATCCGTAATGCTATTGGTTTAATTGCTGGCCCCGAAAGTCCACCGGTAATGGTCGACAATACAGGCTTGTGGCTATTTGCATCAACAGCCATTCCTAAAAACGTATTTACTAAAGAAACTGCATCGGCTCCCTGCCCTTCAACCGCACGTGCTATTTCTGTTATATCGGTAACGTTTGGAGAAAGTTTCACAATTAACGGTTTATCGTATACCTTCCGAACTGCACGAACAACAGCTTCGGCAGATGGGCAACTCACCCCAAAAGCCATTCCGCCCTCTTTTACGTTTGGGCAGCTAATATTTAATTCTATAGCCGGAATTTTGTCCAACGCATTGATCCGTTCGGTTAATTCCACATATTCTTCGATGGTAGAACCATTTACATTGACAATGAACTGGCTGTCAATATCCTTGATTGTTGGATAAATATTTTTTTCAAAGTTGTCTACACCTTTATTTTGAAGTCCTACAGCATTTAACATCCCTGAAGGCGTTTCAGCCATCCTAGGATAGTCATTTCCTTGTCTTGGCTTTAGGGTAGTTCCTTTCATAACAACACCGCCAAGTTTTGATAGGTCTACAAAATCAGCAATTTCTTCACCAAAACCACACGTTCCCGATGCTGTTAAAACCGGATTTTTAAATACCAGATCTTTAATTCGAATACTTAAGTCTACCATGTTAGTTTATTAATATTAAATACTGGACCATCGGTACATACACATTGATTACCTTCAGTTGTTCTTTCAACGCAACACAAGCACACACCGAAACCGCAAGCCATCATATTTTCAAGGGAAACCTCGCAAGACACTTGATTTTTAGCAGCTTCCTTTGCTACAGCTTTCATCATTAAATCGGGTCCACAAGTGTAAACTCTGTCAAAAGCAGTCAATTCACTTTTGAAAACAGAGTGATGTGTTACAAATCCTTTTTCTCCCAGGCTACCATCTTCCGTTGTGTGGTAAAAATTCCCAAAATGTTTATATGCAGTAATATCTACATGATCTTGTTCACTTCTTGCACCAAGCAATACATGAACATTTTTGGGATTTAGACCGCATATTTTAGCCAAAAACAACATGGGGGCAACACCACTACCTCCACCTATAAGCAACACGTTATCGTCCTTTTGAGGTATTGAAAAGCTGCTGCCAAGCGGATAGATAACGCTAATCTTATCTCCAGCCTGATAGGTTGTTAGTACTTTCGACCCTCTTCCCAATATTTTTACCAATAACGAGAACGTATTATTCTCGTTATCGACATCAAGTACTGAAAATGGGCGTCTTAGAAATGTGTCAGTTGATTTTTTTATCTCTACATTAACAAATTGCCCTGGAAATATTTGGGGCAATTTTGCAGATGACTTTAAATCCAGTCTGAAATTATCATGATTTAATTGGGTGTTTTTAATCAGAAGTAGTTCCTCTACTGTCTTTTTCATTCGTATATTCTTTGAACGTTACTAAAGGGTAACACATGCAATTTGCTATTGAGCTATCGAAAATAAGGGCATCGATTGTCAATAACGCATTTCATACGATACAAATTTGTCCGCAAATATAACCAGAAAAATCTATTTCGTAGGACCGTACTCTCTAAAAGTTTGGTCGGTATAAAAAACGACAATACGCTCAATTGTTTTTTCTGTTTTTTTAACAAAATCAGGAGTTTCGGCTTGCGTTTGTTTCTTCTCGGAAAGTATTGGCTCAATGGGCTTTTTAATTGATGAAGTAGAAATTTCCTCTTTAATTGGAGGTGACCCAATATCGGATATCGGACTATTTTGTGGAAACAATTGCGGAGAACTTTGTGCTGCGCCCGGCTCAAGCATGTCACCATCACCCATTATCAGCCATTTGGCATTGATTTCCGGATATTTCTCCAGCATTTTAGATATAAACTGGAAGCTCGGTTTATTTCGTCCGTGTAGCACATGGGTAACGTTTGATCTTTGTACACCAATCGAATCAGCAAGCTCTGATGATGTGATGCCTTTATGATCCATAAATCGTTTTATCCGGGTGTTCATTTATTAGAATTTTACTTTTCTACAAAAATAACAAATCAAAACTATATAAAAAACAAAACTTAATTAGAACTACGACACTTTTGTAAATAGCACACTGTCCTCAAATGATTATTAATGTAAATAGTGCTCATTTACTACTGTAGTTGATACTTCTATAAAACTGAATAACTGATACTTATAAATATGAAAGTGCACCTATATCTAACACATAGCTCTCTTGATTAGAATTGAGGTTCAGAGTACTTTAGGTAAGTTTATATTTATTATTGATTATCTGAGTGTTGTGTTACAATATGGCAGATGTAGACTATTTAGTCGGTTCTTTGTTTGTTGAGCTTACAAAAGTGCCTTCTGGTGTTGACAAATATCACATTTACTCATCCTTTCTAAATTAAAAACAATAGCTTGAGATACATTTGTGTAACTCTTTTGTTGTTATTTGTAAATCACACTGAATTTACATCTAAAAAGATGTAAAAGATAAAAATCCAGTGTTAATTCATGCGTAATCGACTAGTAAGTAAAAAATATTAAAATCTCAGAGAGTTTAAACAACACATAGTTGATCTATTGATGTTGATTTTGAGTAAGTTATAGCACATATTACTCCTAATAATCGTTTGAGGTTTTTAATACTCCTGCAAAAATTGGGGTTTAAACTTTACATTTATCATGGTCTGATGTTTTTCATTAATTTTTTTGTGAAAAAGCTCAGCATGTACCCTGTTATTAAAAATAGCTTTCTAAATTCGTTGCATTCAATTATATTTTTCATTTACCATGAGAGGAATTCCAGCATCGGGTATATTTATATTTTTTGCAATAATTATTGCCATTGAATTTTTTGCTTTCTTGGCTCTACGCACATTATCATCGTCCCAAAAGTCAAGGAAACCTTTTGCGTATATTTATTGGCTTTTAAGTGCAGTTCTGATTGGAATTTTAGCTTTCGGCTTTTTGAATCCTTCGAAAATACGAGAAACGGATAATTATGATTTTTTCTATTTCGTTATCTCAGTGTCTTTTCTAATCCTGACTCCTAAGTTTTTATTGGCTATTAGCTACCTTATTTCTCTTGTTTTTCGCTTGTTTAAAGCAAGATATTTCAGTCGCATTTTATTAATGAGCTCGCTTATTATTAGCCTTGGACTCATGATTAACATTGGCTATGGAATTACATTTGGGCGAAAAACGTTAAGAGTGGTTAAACAGGAAATATATCTCGATTCGCTTCCTGATGCACTGGATAAAACAACAATTGTTCAGATATCCGACATTCACCTTGGAGGCTTTGAAGATGACAGCTTTATTCGGCGGGTGGCTGATGAAATTAACAGCTTTCATCCAGATTTGATTTTATTTACCGGCGACATGGTTAATAATTACTATCAGGAAATGCTAGGTTTTGAAGATGAATTTACCGCCATGAAAGCAACCTATGGTAAATATGCCATTTTGGGCAACCACGATTATGGAGATTACTCCAACTGGGAAAGTCAAGAGCAAAAGCAAATCAACCATCAAACTTTAGAAGGCATGATTGAAGATGCAGGCTTTGAGCTGCTCTTGAATGAATTCGCAGAAATAGATATCAACAATGAATCGGTAGAAATTATTGGTGTCGAAAACTGGGGGCACCCTCCTTTCCCTCAATATGCTGATTTAGATATGGCGATGAAAAATACGGAAAGGCAATCCTTTAAAATTCTGATGACTCATGATCCTGCGCATTGGGCTGATCGGGTTATTGAAAAAACGGATGTGCCTTTATCGTTGAGCGGACATACTCACGCAGCACAGTCAGGGATCCAGTTTGCCGGCATCGAGTTTAGCCCCATGTACTTTATTCAGAAATATTGGGGAGGCCTTTACAAACATGGCAATCAGTACCTCTATGTAAACCGCGGGCTAGGATGTGTTGGTTTACTTGGCCGGATTGAAATGGCCCCGGAAATAACCGTACTCACTCTTCGGTCAAAGTGAATCAAAGTTGACAGAAAATAGAAATTGAAAATAGAAACTTTGCTCTTTCGGATGGTATGCATTGCGGATACCAACTGTTACCGGAGTAACGATACGCAATAGATGTCCTTCACCCAACAAGTCAATTCCTACAGAATTCATATCTCTCGAAAAAGATCCAATATACTCGCCTTCAGCAGAATAGCTATTTCCTTTTACATTGGCAAAATCATAAAATAGCGATGTTCGCAGACGCTTTAAATAAATAAATTTCCCAATACTCAAATCCGGATAAAGCAATGGCATGATATAGTCGATTCCCATTGAATACATTTTTGTATTCTGAAAACTATTATATCCTCGCGGAAAGCGCACTTGATTACCAAAAGAAGAACCTTGTTCGTTGGTTTGAAAACCATTATAAATTTTGATTCCATGATTTCGGCAGATGCCCGGAAAAAATAAGTTGGACTGAATCGCTGATAAAGATCCAATATCACTTTTGCTTTTTAGTCCGTTGCGAATAGTAAGTTCCAATGTTTGAGCAAACCTGGGTACCAAATCAAGCTCGGCAAGGCCTGTCGAATTCTGCAGATACAATTGATAAGCTATTGAATGGTAAAGGCCGCTGGGAAATTCCGGAGGTGTGGTATTTGTGTGCGAAATACGTTGATAAGAATACTCCACTTGCGGACGAATGTATTGTGAAAATCGTCCTTGGCTAAAGTGTAACGGAAAGGAAACACCCCCATCAAAACGAAGTTGATTCCATGAAAATTGCTGTATAGTGGTATCGCTATTCACCACATTACCCACTTGATCGACTGTGTTTTTGATTTGAAAATATTGAGATTTTCGCTTCCCATAATCGAATTCAGCATCTAATACCGGAAAGAATCCCGAATAGGTAAATCCTGCAATATATTTTCCTATTTCTTCTTCCAGATTATACTCGTAGCCTAAACGAGTTTCAGCAGTTCCCAGTTTGTTTTGCGAAAAGAGAGAGATGCCCGGTTTTATTTCATAATCATTCACATCAACATATGCCGGAGCCCAGCTATGAAAATTAAAAAGGTGAGCCGCTTTTCGATATGGTTTTGTGTCATAGCTCGCTTCTTCTTTTCCTGAAAAATCAATCACTTGCTTTTCTTGTTCGGCCAACGTATTTGCCAACTCGTATTTTTTTAGCTGAATTTCTTCAAAAGGCTTATTTAGAAAACTGTCTGAAGAAAGAACTGCTAATTGGTATCCAACTGACGAATAGTTGCTGAACAGTAATTGATTTTCAATAATGGTCGGATAATCTGCTCCAAACCGAACGGAGGTCAGCTGCTTTGTTTCATTCGATCTCAAATTGAAACTATAAATATTATCAATACCCGTAAACGAACCTGTAAAATAAATTTTGCCGTCGTGGTAGTACGGGCTTCTAATTTCATGAAAACCACCGTCTAGGATTATTTCAAATTGTCCATTGTCGATTGAGATACTTGTTAATGATTTACCTTTTGAAGACAACGAAACAAAGTAGAGCACCTGTCCACGATCATCCCAACAAGGAGTGAAAATGAACTGATTTTGAGGAAGCTGAAATTGCTTGAGCCTCTCTCCTGTTTTCAAATTAAATATTGACAAGAAATAATGATTTGTTTTGTCGATTTCTACAGCCGCAAACCGGTTGAAATCAGGCGATAGCGTAGGGCTAAATAGCTTATTTTCAAAGGGAAAAACTTTCTTTGCTTTTGTTGTCTGATTATAAATAACAATCACCGATCGGTCGGCATGTGTCCACCTCACATTGGGGCGTCTTTCCGACCATATCAGCATGTTGTCACGACCAGAAAAAGACTCTTGAAAGATGCTTCCGGGAGTAAAGATTGTTTTTTGTTTATCAGAGCTTATTCCTACAATTCGAGTCAAATCAGACCGATCTCGTTTCAGTGCAACAATCGTTGAGTCGTTTGCCGCAAAAGCTTGCGTATAATTGGAGTAAAATTTTGATGGTTTCCTAATCAAAGTCGATGTTGTCAGTGCCAAGGAATTGATTTCTTCATTCCACTTTTTTTGATAATTCAAAAATAAATCTTGATACAAACCTCTCTGATTGAAACCGGTTTCTTGCTTCAAAATACGATTGACCGGACTGACAGACAATGGCCTTTGGGCAACTTCTCTTAGAACTTTTGACCAAATACCTGAACCATATTTTTTACGGGTTCCTCCAACCATCCAATAGCCAAACTTATAGCGGTTTGGCACAAAATCTTTGTATGATCCGAGCGAAGTTTTGTTGTATGAGTATAATCCATTCTCAACAACCTGAGCTTTGTTCTCCATTAAAAAGGAAGCAAGTCTACCCCGCCCCGAATTACTTAGAGCAGTTTCGATCACCACAGCATCGCCTTCAATAAACCAAAATGGCAAATAAGCACCAACCACTGCTGCTGCTGCCTGTTCTCCGAACAGAATCGGTAATAGGTCTGGTAGTTCATCCTGAATTTTATCCATTTGCACCACATGCCGGAACTCGTGAATGGCGAGTTCTTCCAACCAATCCTGTGCGTAAATTTTCTGGTGTGGCGTTGTGAACAATTCCATCCGCTTTGGAGCCCAGGCAACCAATCCATTCGATTGCACGGTGTGTGTATGCAGTATTACAGAAATCTTTCGTGGTGAATGACCTAAGGTATGATAGCCATAGTCATAAGTTTTTTCAAAAACGTAAGCCAACTGTTGAGCTTTTTGCTCGTATTCTTCAGGATAAATGAGCTGGAAATGCTCGGTATTAATTTGCCTCCATTTTATTCTTGCCGGCTCCTGTCCTGTTGAGAAATATTGCGAATAGCCCGTGACTGGGCCTATCAGAAGTATGGTGACGATAATTGCAAAAAGCTGTTTCATGTAGATTTCAATACTCTAACTGATTTGTAGAACTAGATATATTAGCCAAACGAGAATGAAAATTACTTATTTTTCGAACTGAATATAAACAAAAAATGCCGGATAAAATTTCCGGCATTTTCAATATCTTTTGAATTAATGATTGTGTTTCATTCCAAATAACCTTCGTGCTTGTTTGTCGCTGCCTGATAAAGGGATGAAAATGAAGAGTTTACCCAAATAATAGCCGGAAAGATTCCAACAATAAGAAGAGCTAATCCGCAAATGATGATAAAAAAAGAAAAGATTCCCATTCCAAAGATTGTCCAGCCAATTCCACGGGTTAGTTTCCAACTTTGCTCAATGGCCTGTATCGCGTCCAGTTCTTTATCCATTACTAAATAAGAAACAAATGACAACCGGCAAATAAGAATAATTCCCGGAATAATAAAAAATATAAAGCCCATAGCCACTAAGGCACTTTTTAACAAGTTGGCCAGAATGACGTTCAAATAGTTATGAAACCCGGCTATCAATTTTTGAAATTCAATGTCGTTATCACGAACGGCATCAATATAAATCAGTTTGGCACTGTATTCAAAAACCGGTACCACCAAAAAGTAATACGCGATGCCAAAAAGAATCAGGAAAAAAGCACCTATCGATAACAATAAGTTGTCGCCATTAAATGGAAAGCTATGAATAAAGCCATAATCTCCCGAAT encodes the following:
- a CDS encoding serine hydrolase domain-containing protein; translation: MRYLRYSIFIIIFLLSFGSTRISRKKQVPAYYELELKGLNFRIQNDLSDFKQSKYIKKQVERFILRWELNGVSIAIIKDEKLIYAQGFGDADKVGNKVQPGSLFRVASVSKLITAVAIMKLVEDGRLNLSDKVFGPGAVIDNQYFRDVRDSKLYNITVRNLLAHSGGWSQRYGDPAFHSLSIADKVGDTPPATMETYSKYIASRRLSFPPGTQVSYSNMGYMFLGEVISAVSGKSYEDFVREEVLIPNGILDMYIGHSERTYKYPNEVDYFEQRGSLQIFDFAGQGLKVPKSDGGNPIELLGAAGGWICSSVELARLLVLIDGHPEVKDVLKDSSILEMTDNTYAKGPLGWRATTDYGTWARTGSMAGSVAMLKRQKNGLNWIFLSNTSSWKGSKFPYEINRFMQGITGRIKEWPHQDLFNYYPIDVLPLAINN
- a CDS encoding dihydroorotate dehydrogenase, encoding MVDLSIRIKDLVFKNPVLTASGTCGFGEEIADFVDLSKLGGVVMKGTTLKPRQGNDYPRMAETPSGMLNAVGLQNKGVDNFEKNIYPTIKDIDSQFIVNVNGSTIEEYVELTERINALDKIPAIELNISCPNVKEGGMAFGVSCPSAEAVVRAVRKVYDKPLIVKLSPNVTDITEIARAVEGQGADAVSLVNTFLGMAVDANSHKPVLSTITGGLSGPAIKPIALRMVWQVYNSVKIPVVGMGGIMNATDAIEFMIAGASAVQVGTAIFIDPTIPVQIVDGINDYLELNKIQNANDLVGCLQM
- a CDS encoding dihydroorotate dehydrogenase electron transfer subunit gives rise to the protein MKKTVEELLLIKNTQLNHDNFRLDLKSSAKLPQIFPGQFVNVEIKKSTDTFLRRPFSVLDVDNENNTFSLLVKILGRGSKVLTTYQAGDKISVIYPLGSSFSIPQKDDNVLLIGGGSGVAPMLFLAKICGLNPKNVHVLLGARSEQDHVDITAYKHFGNFYHTTEDGSLGEKGFVTHHSVFKSELTAFDRVYTCGPDLMMKAVAKEAAKNQVSCEVSLENMMACGFGVCLCCVERTTEGNQCVCTDGPVFNINKLTW
- a CDS encoding helix-turn-helix transcriptional regulator; the encoded protein is MNTRIKRFMDHKGITSSELADSIGVQRSNVTHVLHGRNKPSFQFISKMLEKYPEINAKWLIMGDGDMLEPGAAQSSPQLFPQNSPISDIGSPPIKEEISTSSIKKPIEPILSEKKQTQAETPDFVKKTEKTIERIVVFYTDQTFREYGPTK
- a CDS encoding metallophosphoesterase; the protein is MSSLIISLGLMINIGYGITFGRKTLRVVKQEIYLDSLPDALDKTTIVQISDIHLGGFEDDSFIRRVADEINSFHPDLILFTGDMVNNYYQEMLGFEDEFTAMKATYGKYAILGNHDYGDYSNWESQEQKQINHQTLEGMIEDAGFELLLNEFAEIDINNESVEIIGVENWGHPPFPQYADLDMAMKNTERQSFKILMTHDPAHWADRVIEKTDVPLSLSGHTHAAQSGIQFAGIEFSPMYFIQKYWGGLYKHGNQYLYVNRGLGCVGLLGRIEMAPEITVLTLRSK